One window from the genome of bacterium encodes:
- the hypC gene encoding HypC/HybG/HupF family hydrogenase formation chaperone has protein sequence MCLAVPMKVIQLQEEFGVVESGGLALRIELALVPDVNVGNYVLVHAGYALAIVDEVEAHKMIEMLSDFAVGASCDT, from the coding sequence ATGTGTCTTGCTGTCCCCATGAAAGTGATCCAGCTGCAAGAGGAATTCGGAGTGGTTGAAAGCGGCGGACTCGCATTGCGTATCGAACTTGCACTTGTCCCCGATGTGAACGTGGGCAATTATGTATTAGTCCACGCGGGCTACGCGCTTGCCATCGTTGACGAAGTTGAAGCTCACAAGATGATCGAAATGCTAAGTGACTTTGCGGTTGGTGCATCGTGCGACACGTGA
- the hypF gene encoding carbamoyltransferase HypF → MLSCDTYREVGVRGVVQGVGFRPFVYRLAKRLGLNGRVWNNPQGVIVQLQGTLDQIHVFVREMRTELPAAARIDSVTVRDCVPFHCDTFTIEQSSTHGEALALVPPDLAICEDCRAEFDDPNNRRFNYAFINCTQCGPRFSIIKDVPYDRPATTMAPFVMCPDCLSEYHEPSDRRFHAQPVACSDCGPALRFSSIDNGKWNCTAEESLALEHAVSLINRGGILLLQGIGGFHLVCDAANELAVTELRLRKRRELKPLAVMFPDLTALNAWCSVSDLELECLTSRRAPIVIVNKRENCPIAKSVSPGSPTLGALLPYSPLHLALLNRARRPLVMTSANFSDDPIEFREASLRLNLSGIADGVLQHDREIHMFADDSVVRVAMGAPRVWRRSRGFVPESITVAAGFGKTTLGFGADLKSAFALGKNHSAILTQYLGSLDNQRTVETALSVLSHFLHLLDARIERTVCDLHPDYFSTRLAEEWACEHQVPLVRVQHHHAHLAACLAEFHVSDPTVGLILDGAGYGPDGTIWGSELLYGDLRAYRRIGHLLAVPLIGNDAAAHQPWRMALSWLNLAFEEQLLGLDLPLMDLLRKKYDTSKLELLFTPSVQERYARTSSMGRLFDAVAAIAGFGLGHQFEGQAAMWLEGILSPNIESGYSTELIESQDAMVLSPLQMIREMVADCNFGTSSSVMSRRFHEGIAQGLVNMTLRALELTSSSRVALNGGCFQNKFLLERIGSLLEARGVHVMIPRNLPLNDGSIALGQICVANELEH, encoded by the coding sequence ATGTTGAGTTGTGACACATATCGTGAGGTCGGGGTTCGTGGCGTTGTCCAAGGAGTCGGCTTTCGTCCGTTTGTCTATCGCTTGGCGAAGAGACTTGGCTTAAACGGTAGAGTATGGAACAATCCGCAGGGTGTCATCGTTCAGCTTCAAGGCACATTGGATCAGATTCATGTGTTCGTCCGTGAAATGAGAACCGAACTTCCTGCCGCTGCGCGGATAGATAGTGTTACGGTAAGAGACTGCGTTCCGTTTCATTGCGACACGTTTACGATCGAGCAGAGCTCGACACACGGTGAGGCTCTTGCACTGGTTCCGCCGGACTTGGCAATATGTGAAGATTGCCGTGCCGAGTTCGACGACCCAAACAACCGGCGCTTCAACTATGCTTTCATCAACTGCACGCAATGCGGCCCGAGATTCAGTATAATCAAGGACGTCCCCTATGACCGCCCCGCGACCACGATGGCGCCATTTGTGATGTGCCCGGATTGTCTAAGTGAGTATCATGAGCCGAGCGATCGACGCTTTCATGCCCAACCCGTTGCATGCTCTGACTGCGGTCCGGCCCTGCGCTTTTCCTCAATTGACAACGGAAAATGGAATTGCACTGCTGAAGAATCGCTTGCGCTTGAACATGCAGTCTCACTTATTAATCGTGGCGGTATCCTGCTTTTGCAAGGTATCGGTGGTTTTCATCTGGTTTGTGATGCCGCGAATGAACTTGCTGTCACGGAACTTAGACTGCGCAAGCGGCGCGAGCTCAAACCGCTGGCCGTCATGTTTCCTGACTTGACGGCGTTGAATGCGTGGTGCAGCGTGAGTGATCTGGAGCTTGAATGCCTGACTTCCAGGCGGGCTCCGATCGTTATTGTGAACAAGCGCGAGAACTGTCCCATCGCAAAGTCGGTCTCGCCCGGGTCGCCCACGCTTGGTGCCTTGCTTCCATATTCGCCTCTTCATCTTGCACTGCTAAATCGAGCGCGGCGGCCACTCGTGATGACCAGCGCTAATTTCTCTGATGATCCGATTGAGTTCCGAGAAGCTTCACTCCGGCTTAATCTCAGCGGCATTGCAGATGGTGTCTTGCAGCACGATCGCGAGATTCACATGTTCGCGGACGACTCAGTTGTGCGCGTCGCAATGGGGGCGCCGCGAGTCTGGCGTCGCTCGCGAGGGTTTGTTCCTGAGAGCATAACAGTGGCAGCGGGGTTCGGTAAGACAACATTAGGGTTCGGAGCAGATCTGAAGAGTGCATTTGCCTTAGGGAAGAATCACTCAGCAATTCTGACTCAATACCTCGGATCACTTGACAATCAAAGAACTGTTGAGACTGCATTAAGTGTGCTCTCTCATTTTCTGCACTTGCTTGACGCGCGGATTGAACGTACGGTATGCGATCTACATCCCGATTACTTTTCGACTCGACTTGCAGAGGAGTGGGCATGTGAGCATCAGGTTCCATTGGTTCGTGTGCAGCATCACCATGCGCACCTTGCTGCCTGCCTTGCTGAGTTCCATGTGTCGGATCCGACAGTTGGACTAATTCTCGACGGAGCTGGTTATGGACCTGATGGAACAATCTGGGGGAGTGAACTATTGTATGGTGATCTTCGAGCCTATCGTAGAATTGGTCACTTGCTTGCTGTTCCCTTGATTGGAAACGATGCTGCTGCACACCAGCCATGGAGAATGGCGCTGTCATGGCTGAATTTAGCCTTTGAGGAGCAGCTTCTCGGTTTGGACCTTCCCCTCATGGATTTACTCCGGAAAAAGTACGACACATCCAAGCTGGAGTTGCTCTTCACCCCAAGCGTTCAGGAAAGATACGCGCGCACGTCAAGTATGGGTCGACTCTTTGATGCTGTAGCGGCGATCGCCGGCTTCGGACTTGGACACCAGTTCGAAGGCCAAGCTGCCATGTGGCTCGAAGGTATCCTGAGCCCAAATATAGAATCAGGCTATTCCACTGAGCTAATTGAATCTCAGGATGCGATGGTCTTGTCTCCACTCCAGATGATTCGCGAGATGGTCGCTGATTGCAATTTCGGGACGTCTTCGTCTGTAATGTCTCGCAGATTCCACGAAGGGATCGCTCAAGGTTTGGTGAATATGACCCTGCGAGCATTGGAGTTGACCAGCTCGAGTAGAGTCGCACTCAACGGCGGCTGCTTCCAGAACAAGTTTCTTCTGGAGCGAATTGGTTCGTTGCTTGAAGCTCGGGGCGTACACGTCATGATTCCGCGGAACTTGCCGCTCAATGATGGCTCGATCGCTCTTGGACAGATTTGTGTCGCCAATGAGTTGGAGCATTGA
- the hypD gene encoding hydrogenase formation protein HypD, which produces MTTLRDPRLVKSVADRILSLPLSGPIRIMEVCGGHTAAIYRYALPSLLPEEVELVSGPGCPVCVTPIDFVDHAVELAGLRDVTIATFGDLLRVPGSACTLSEARGSGLDIQVMYSSADALRFAEEHPKRLVILLGIGFETTACTIAATMRKAIQRGVKNLKLLSGLKTMPAALSALLRSHETCLDGLILPGHVCTVTGTTPFEFIASELNMPCAVSGFEPADLLDCIHAICLQKLEGSYEVQNRYRRVVQTAGNRHAQDAIVSVFQSCDSNWRGLGAIPCSGLSLRPEYAAWDAEHILARRGVSKENRACRCGDVLCGRIQPSACPLFAKTCSPNSPMGACMVSSEGACAAVYQYQTEYA; this is translated from the coding sequence GTGACGACACTTCGCGATCCTCGCCTCGTCAAGAGTGTGGCTGACCGCATTTTGTCCTTACCTTTGTCTGGACCAATTCGTATTATGGAAGTGTGCGGGGGTCACACGGCCGCGATTTACCGATATGCGCTTCCCAGTCTGTTGCCCGAGGAAGTCGAGTTAGTCTCAGGGCCCGGCTGTCCGGTTTGTGTAACCCCGATAGACTTTGTTGATCATGCGGTCGAATTAGCAGGACTCCGCGATGTAACGATCGCGACGTTTGGCGACCTCTTGAGGGTTCCAGGCTCTGCATGCACGCTTAGTGAAGCCCGTGGGTCAGGGCTTGACATTCAAGTGATGTACTCATCGGCAGATGCTCTACGCTTTGCAGAAGAGCATCCCAAGCGACTTGTCATTCTTCTCGGCATTGGCTTTGAGACGACCGCATGCACAATTGCTGCGACAATGCGAAAAGCTATTCAGAGGGGAGTCAAGAATCTTAAGCTGCTGTCCGGCCTGAAAACGATGCCCGCCGCTCTGAGCGCGTTGCTAAGATCACACGAGACTTGTCTTGACGGACTGATTTTGCCGGGGCATGTTTGCACAGTCACTGGTACAACACCGTTTGAGTTTATCGCGAGCGAATTGAATATGCCGTGCGCGGTATCCGGCTTCGAACCCGCAGACTTGCTGGATTGCATTCATGCTATCTGCCTGCAGAAGCTCGAGGGGAGCTATGAAGTGCAGAATCGATACCGTCGCGTGGTTCAAACGGCGGGCAATCGTCATGCACAGGACGCCATTGTTTCGGTCTTCCAGTCATGCGACTCGAATTGGCGCGGACTCGGTGCAATACCCTGCAGTGGCCTGTCGCTCCGCCCTGAGTATGCCGCATGGGATGCAGAGCACATCTTGGCTCGGCGGGGAGTCAGCAAGGAGAATCGAGCCTGCCGATGTGGCGATGTCTTGTGCGGACGAATTCAACCCAGCGCTTGTCCACTATTTGCCAAGACCTGTTCACCTAATTCGCCGATGGGCGCGTGCATGGTTTCGTCTGAAGGTGCCTGCGCAGCCGTTTACCAGTATCAGACTGAATATGCATAA
- a CDS encoding choice-of-anchor D domain-containing protein — protein MGKSNRSTISIFIFIAALAANASAQVLVRDIPAPSSSTTMITYDGTAFWTGDNNSNRLIKVSLTDGARLDTVLAPVNGSDGLAWSGNYLWTISGAASRQRIFKIDPVSGSLVDSLPDPAQSNAGGLSVQDQYFWVGRNFPANRFYRISQTDGAILDSMAAPGNQIRSLAYDNGMIWATSVNTGADVIYWIDATTGEVRWQFTLPAHATLPDRRLRGVCVVDGYLWIVAFAQNSNENRLMQYDVSNAVQPDIVLNTTPYDFGSTVVGTPLNWQLAGSNIGNSALILETMTFSNGESFLLLSPAEFPHVVSAGGSFTISIRFSPIGAGTWRDTLLVQSNDPDESLLSVPLQGLAYANEGNVSWSPASLDFGEVWIPNPTASSSRSLMVRNIGHGTLVLETAEITGGIYYRIDPIGLPLVLAPQDSTFIRVWFEPTQPGNFSGALTFRTNDPDQPDVTIMLNGSAAMANFNAGQTMWTFRDPSTDFDHGINAVTWIEDVNGDGAADVLLSSGSGLTACVSGASSGPADTLWTYNSRIDPNHAGAVYYERALASVQDLTGDGVQEVIIGTAGGSRSVYALSGQTGEELWMFDTRWWGSGGWVNDVEGFVDINGDFVPDILAAGGGDGSQSRVFALNGQSGVLLWESTPYQSFYAFTIIDDVTGDGVPEVVGGTTGYAVGLNGMTGGLLWQTSIGGSSPCFDLERMGNANPQTNNSEDVAVASAYRGVYVIDGLTGQQLWFVPFSGTTIYRLEVIPDITGDDVSEIVIGTVSGRAICLDGAQGIELWNVIVDPTDPENVLALTTVPDITGDDVPDIVCGTLSNRLIVLSGWDGEQIFSTVGEGSFSAVDAVGILPDVDGSNAYEILMGNRDGWVDCVSGGTLQGSSAGSRPIAQDFTLHPAHPNPFNPSTTLSYSLGVATDVQLNIYDVTGRLVRELVNAHQSAGIHQIVWNGRDTSEQAVATGVYFVSMRALGFKQTQKLLLLK, from the coding sequence ATGGGCAAATCTAACAGATCAACAATTTCTATCTTCATCTTCATTGCCGCACTTGCGGCGAACGCATCCGCTCAAGTGCTGGTGCGAGACATCCCTGCTCCGTCCAGCTCCACGACCATGATAACCTATGACGGCACGGCGTTCTGGACAGGTGACAACAACTCCAACCGCCTGATCAAGGTCAGCCTTACAGACGGGGCGCGGCTGGACACCGTCCTTGCACCTGTCAACGGAAGTGACGGTCTGGCGTGGAGCGGCAATTATTTGTGGACGATTTCCGGCGCGGCAAGCCGCCAACGGATCTTCAAGATCGATCCTGTGTCAGGTTCGCTGGTCGATTCACTTCCGGATCCGGCGCAAAGCAACGCGGGAGGATTGAGCGTCCAGGATCAGTATTTTTGGGTAGGACGAAACTTTCCGGCAAACAGGTTTTATAGAATATCGCAGACGGACGGAGCAATTCTTGACAGCATGGCTGCTCCGGGCAATCAAATTCGTAGTTTGGCATACGACAATGGAATGATCTGGGCGACGTCCGTAAATACCGGGGCGGATGTCATTTACTGGATCGATGCCACAACAGGAGAGGTCAGATGGCAGTTCACTCTGCCGGCACATGCGACATTGCCCGATCGAAGGCTTCGCGGCGTCTGTGTGGTGGACGGCTACCTGTGGATTGTCGCATTCGCTCAGAACTCGAATGAGAATCGGTTGATGCAATACGATGTGTCCAACGCGGTTCAACCGGACATCGTGTTGAATACGACGCCCTATGATTTTGGTTCAACGGTGGTCGGCACACCTTTGAACTGGCAACTTGCAGGAAGCAACATCGGAAACTCGGCCCTGATACTGGAAACCATGACGTTTTCGAATGGAGAGTCCTTCTTGCTCCTGTCTCCGGCAGAGTTCCCTCACGTCGTAAGCGCAGGCGGGAGCTTCACGATTTCCATAAGATTCTCACCGATAGGTGCGGGAACCTGGCGTGACACGCTTCTTGTTCAGTCAAATGATCCCGACGAGTCGCTCTTGTCTGTTCCCCTTCAGGGGCTTGCCTACGCGAATGAAGGCAACGTATCATGGAGTCCGGCATCGCTTGACTTTGGGGAAGTCTGGATACCCAACCCGACTGCTTCGTCATCGCGTTCCTTAATGGTTCGAAATATCGGCCACGGCACTCTTGTGCTTGAGACCGCCGAGATTACTGGTGGTATCTATTACCGGATTGATCCGATCGGCTTGCCACTCGTTCTCGCACCGCAGGATTCAACATTTATCCGCGTGTGGTTTGAACCGACTCAGCCCGGTAACTTTTCCGGTGCCTTGACGTTCCGCACGAATGATCCAGATCAGCCGGATGTCACGATTATGTTAAACGGTTCCGCGGCGATGGCCAACTTCAATGCTGGCCAGACGATGTGGACGTTTCGTGATCCGTCTACCGATTTTGATCATGGCATTAATGCCGTCACCTGGATTGAAGATGTCAATGGAGACGGAGCTGCCGACGTGTTGCTCTCCAGCGGAAGCGGATTGACAGCTTGCGTGAGTGGAGCGTCGAGCGGGCCGGCAGATACGTTGTGGACCTATAACTCGCGAATTGACCCGAATCACGCGGGCGCCGTCTATTACGAGCGTGCCTTAGCCTCTGTGCAGGATCTCACGGGAGACGGTGTTCAAGAGGTGATCATAGGCACGGCAGGAGGCAGCCGCTCCGTATATGCCCTTTCGGGTCAGACCGGCGAGGAACTCTGGATGTTTGACACACGTTGGTGGGGAAGCGGAGGATGGGTGAATGACGTGGAAGGTTTTGTGGACATCAATGGCGACTTCGTGCCAGACATACTGGCAGCCGGCGGCGGTGATGGTAGCCAGAGCAGGGTTTTTGCACTGAACGGCCAAAGTGGTGTGCTTCTTTGGGAAAGCACTCCATACCAGTCGTTTTACGCATTCACCATCATCGACGATGTTACTGGAGACGGAGTCCCTGAAGTTGTTGGCGGAACAACGGGTTATGCTGTCGGACTCAATGGAATGACGGGGGGACTGCTCTGGCAGACCTCAATTGGCGGGAGTTCCCCGTGTTTTGATTTAGAGCGCATGGGAAACGCCAACCCACAGACAAACAACTCAGAAGACGTTGCGGTTGCTTCCGCGTATCGCGGTGTTTATGTGATCGACGGTTTAACAGGGCAACAACTTTGGTTTGTTCCGTTTTCCGGGACGACTATTTACAGGTTGGAGGTGATCCCCGACATTACGGGAGATGACGTATCGGAAATCGTCATCGGGACGGTCTCAGGCCGTGCAATTTGTTTAGACGGCGCTCAAGGAATTGAGTTGTGGAATGTCATTGTTGATCCAACCGATCCTGAGAATGTGCTTGCCCTGACGACCGTGCCGGATATTACCGGCGATGATGTACCGGATATCGTGTGCGGCACACTCAGCAACAGACTCATTGTATTGAGCGGGTGGGACGGAGAACAGATTTTCAGCACGGTCGGAGAAGGATCATTCAGCGCCGTAGATGCGGTGGGAATTCTGCCCGATGTGGATGGTAGTAACGCTTATGAAATTCTGATGGGCAATCGCGACGGGTGGGTGGACTGTGTATCCGGCGGAACCTTGCAAGGGTCCTCTGCCGGGTCAAGGCCGATAGCACAGGACTTCACGCTGCATCCGGCTCACCCCAATCCCTTCAATCCCAGCACGACTTTGTCGTACTCACTTGGTGTTGCGACGGATGTGCAGTTGAACATTTATGATGTTACCGGACGACTGGTGCGTGAACTGGTTAATGCGCATCAGAGTGCGGGGATTCATCAGATTGTCTGGAACGGTCGAGACACCAGCGAGCAGGCGGTCGCTACCGGTGTCTATTTCGTCAGCATGCGGGCACTGGGTTTCAAACAAACTCAGAAGCTGTTATTGCTCAAGTAA
- a CDS encoding hydrogenase maturation protease, whose protein sequence is MNDILIIGIGNSLRGDDGIAETIVSSLMSASPDADFLVTTQLNYEHAQQMAAYRAIVFIDATVQLEPGKWSMTRLIASRELHSGLTHHVTPGNLLTVCKTLYDASPSCFLLSVGANCFDQPDDLTERVKAVVSNIVQYLIEMLHDSKERFSQNSLGVIQ, encoded by the coding sequence ATGAATGATATTCTGATAATCGGGATAGGCAACTCCTTGCGGGGCGACGACGGCATCGCGGAAACCATTGTGAGTTCTTTGATGTCTGCGTCTCCTGATGCCGACTTCCTTGTGACGACTCAATTGAACTATGAACACGCGCAGCAGATGGCCGCCTATCGGGCAATTGTGTTCATCGATGCGACGGTGCAACTTGAACCCGGCAAATGGTCGATGACACGACTCATTGCGTCGCGGGAACTACACAGCGGCTTGACGCACCACGTAACTCCCGGCAACCTTCTCACAGTTTGCAAGACACTATATGATGCCTCTCCAAGTTGTTTCTTGCTCAGTGTCGGAGCTAATTGTTTCGACCAGCCGGATGACTTAACTGAACGCGTTAAAGCTGTAGTATCCAATATCGTGCAGTATCTAATTGAGATGCTTCACGACTCGAAGGAGAGATTTTCCCAGAATTCACTTGGTGTCATTCAATGA
- a CDS encoding Ni/Fe hydrogenase subunit alpha — translation MTRTITIDPITRIEGHAKITLHLNESGTVERALFHTTQFRGFEKFCEGRPYYEMPALMARSCGICPVAHLIAGAKACDEILAVRIPRTAEMLRRMMNFAQIIQSHALCLFYLSAPDFLFGFDSDPATRNIAGIAARNPQLARDGIRLRQFGQQMIELLGGKRIHPAWIVAGGVSEPLKREHRDQIRAQLPEVKDIALRALATFKPILASFESEMETFGNFPSLFMGLVDDHGNLEHYHGKLRVVDSAGNVLTQGWDSTRYAELISEAVEPWTFMKFPYYKPLGYPTGMYRVGPLARLNVVTRCGTPLADAELDEFRSRYGHPILSTYHNHHARLIEMLYCIERLEQKLADDSLLDKHVRAGAAANSRDGIGVAEAPRGTLIHHYHVDEEGVVQWANMIIATGHNNLAMNRSILQVARSYVDGERLTEGMLNRVEAVIRAFDPCLSCSTHALGQMPLHVELYDHAMQLVDTLVRNDE, via the coding sequence GTGACTCGAACCATAACCATAGATCCTATCACGCGAATTGAGGGGCACGCAAAGATAACGCTCCATCTGAATGAGAGCGGCACCGTGGAACGCGCACTGTTTCACACGACTCAGTTTCGAGGTTTTGAGAAATTCTGCGAAGGCAGGCCATATTACGAAATGCCTGCTCTGATGGCGAGGTCGTGCGGTATTTGTCCCGTCGCGCATTTGATAGCCGGCGCGAAAGCATGTGACGAAATACTTGCTGTTCGCATTCCGCGCACTGCCGAAATGCTTCGCAGAATGATGAACTTCGCGCAGATCATCCAGTCACATGCTCTTTGTTTATTTTATCTTTCAGCTCCTGATTTTCTCTTTGGATTTGACAGTGATCCTGCAACTCGCAACATCGCGGGAATTGCGGCTCGTAATCCGCAGCTCGCGCGCGACGGTATTCGCCTCCGACAGTTCGGACAGCAGATGATTGAGCTGCTGGGCGGAAAACGAATCCATCCCGCATGGATTGTCGCAGGAGGAGTGAGTGAACCGCTGAAGCGTGAACACAGAGACCAGATCCGCGCTCAACTTCCTGAGGTTAAGGACATCGCACTCCGCGCGCTTGCGACTTTCAAGCCAATTCTTGCCTCTTTTGAATCCGAAATGGAGACTTTCGGAAACTTCCCCTCACTCTTCATGGGACTTGTGGACGACCATGGCAATCTTGAGCACTATCATGGTAAGCTGCGTGTTGTGGATTCAGCAGGAAATGTCTTGACGCAAGGCTGGGATTCAACACGCTACGCCGAGCTGATTTCCGAAGCCGTAGAGCCTTGGACTTTCATGAAGTTTCCATACTATAAACCGTTAGGCTATCCAACCGGAATGTACAGGGTGGGACCGCTGGCAAGATTGAATGTTGTCACTCGTTGTGGAACCCCGCTTGCCGATGCCGAACTTGATGAGTTCAGGTCAAGGTACGGTCATCCGATTTTGAGCACCTATCACAACCATCACGCGCGTTTGATCGAAATGCTCTATTGTATCGAGCGACTTGAGCAGAAGCTGGCGGATGACTCGCTGCTTGACAAGCATGTCAGAGCCGGAGCGGCTGCGAATAGTCGCGACGGAATTGGTGTGGCTGAGGCCCCACGTGGCACACTGATACATCACTATCATGTCGATGAGGAAGGCGTCGTGCAATGGGCGAACATGATTATCGCCACCGGGCATAATAACCTTGCCATGAACAGAAGCATCCTGCAGGTCGCGCGCAGCTACGTTGACGGCGAGCGCCTAACCGAAGGAATGCTAAATCGTGTCGAAGCTGTAATCCGCGCCTTCGACCCCTGCCTAAGTTGCTCGACGCACGCGCTTGGGCAAATGCCGCTTCACGTAGAGCTCTATGACCATGCAATGCAGTTGGTCGATACGCTTGTTCGGAACGATGAATGA
- the hypE gene encoding hydrogenase expression/formation protein HypE translates to MHKSRSITLDHGAGGSAMRKLIEDCFVSRFKGLELQKLNDAAKLNVTGAEIAVSTDSYVVQPLVFPGGDVGKLAVCGTVNDLLVMGALPRWLSIAMIIEEGLPLETLEALCDSIAQTAFDAGVEIVTGDTKVVPHGQCDELFINTTGIGTVPLGSGLSRQPIAAGDAVIVSGTLGDHAAAILAARGGFSFAHSVQSDCAALVNMVSSVLHSHDGVKWMRDATRGGVAAVLEELALSNCCAVTISEDALPIEPETRSLCELLGFDPLHLANEGKIVMIVDRKQAEQIVQTLRATRDGRNAAQVGEISSTDFAVLLLETSAGGTRRLHRPTGELLPRIC, encoded by the coding sequence ATGCATAAGAGTCGTAGCATAACACTTGACCACGGCGCTGGCGGGAGCGCGATGCGTAAACTGATAGAGGATTGCTTTGTCAGCCGTTTCAAGGGTCTCGAGTTGCAGAAACTCAATGATGCCGCAAAGTTGAACGTAACTGGCGCAGAGATTGCCGTCTCTACTGATTCCTACGTCGTGCAGCCGCTCGTTTTCCCGGGAGGGGATGTTGGTAAGCTCGCGGTTTGCGGTACTGTGAACGACCTCCTCGTCATGGGTGCCTTGCCACGGTGGCTGTCAATCGCGATGATCATTGAAGAGGGTTTGCCGCTCGAGACGCTCGAAGCTCTATGTGACTCCATCGCACAGACTGCGTTCGATGCCGGGGTGGAAATCGTGACTGGTGATACGAAAGTCGTGCCGCACGGGCAGTGCGATGAGCTATTCATCAATACTACTGGTATCGGCACCGTGCCGTTGGGCAGTGGACTGTCTCGACAGCCTATTGCTGCAGGTGACGCCGTCATCGTAAGTGGCACACTTGGTGATCACGCTGCCGCAATTCTCGCCGCACGTGGAGGTTTCTCGTTCGCACATTCGGTGCAGAGTGATTGCGCCGCACTCGTCAACATGGTCAGTTCAGTCCTGCACTCTCATGATGGTGTGAAGTGGATGCGGGATGCTACTCGCGGAGGGGTAGCAGCCGTTCTCGAGGAGCTTGCCCTCAGCAACTGCTGCGCGGTTACGATAAGTGAGGATGCGCTCCCAATTGAGCCGGAAACTCGGTCACTCTGTGAGTTACTTGGATTCGATCCCCTGCACCTCGCAAATGAGGGCAAGATTGTCATGATAGTGGATCGGAAACAGGCCGAGCAGATTGTCCAAACTTTGCGCGCGACACGTGACGGCCGCAACGCCGCACAAGTTGGTGAGATTTCATCCACTGACTTCGCAGTTCTGCTGCTTGAAACTTCCGCAGGTGGGACTCGCCGCCTTCATAGACCAACCGGCGAGTTGCTCCCCAGAATCTGTTGA
- a CDS encoding hydrogenase maturation nickel metallochaperone HypA — protein sequence MHELYIAECIIKQARLALPRGSVEEDVSQLCVKVGQLDAVSAESLIFLFDAIKSSCGLAAARLLIEEESVRCRCRECRSDFSVQDPIFACPYCGATRVAVTQGRGITLMSISMKERHGVNEHTNHS from the coding sequence ATGCACGAGCTTTACATCGCAGAGTGTATTATCAAGCAAGCGAGGCTCGCTCTCCCGCGTGGTTCGGTCGAGGAAGATGTTTCGCAGCTTTGCGTGAAGGTCGGGCAACTTGACGCAGTTTCTGCAGAGTCGTTGATCTTCTTGTTCGATGCAATAAAGTCGAGTTGCGGGCTTGCGGCCGCGCGGCTGCTCATCGAGGAAGAGTCAGTCAGGTGCCGATGCCGCGAATGCAGGTCCGACTTTAGCGTGCAGGATCCGATCTTCGCTTGCCCCTACTGTGGAGCTACGCGAGTAGCCGTGACACAGGGCAGAGGCATAACACTGATGAGTATTTCAATGAAAGAAAGGCACGGGGTCAATGAGCATACCAATCATTCGTGA
- the hypB gene encoding hydrogenase nickel incorporation protein HypB — protein sequence MSIPIIRDVLEESNALAERNRAAFDEHGIFVVNVMSSPGAGKTTLLGRTITELQSAGLRCAVIEGDITSTIDSERLAPLGIPIVQANTQPFGGDCHVGSHLVNAALALLPLDNLDYIFIENIGNLVCPAEFDLGEHAKVVVLSLPEGEDKPMKYPLMFRECQMCLINKMDLLPHLDINVPKLHRNLELVNGDLQVLLVSGKTGLGIPVWCEWLESLRTAAQNELHEL from the coding sequence ATGAGCATACCAATCATTCGTGATGTACTGGAGGAGAGCAACGCTCTTGCCGAACGAAATCGCGCCGCCTTTGACGAGCATGGGATCTTTGTCGTCAATGTTATGAGTTCGCCTGGTGCGGGTAAGACTACTCTGCTTGGGAGGACTATTACCGAGTTGCAGTCAGCCGGCTTGCGTTGTGCAGTCATAGAAGGTGATATCACCTCCACGATTGACAGCGAACGCCTCGCACCGCTCGGAATTCCGATCGTGCAGGCAAACACCCAGCCGTTTGGTGGTGACTGTCACGTTGGCTCGCATCTGGTCAATGCCGCACTTGCGTTACTGCCACTCGACAATCTCGACTACATTTTTATTGAAAATATCGGCAATCTTGTCTGTCCTGCGGAGTTTGATCTTGGAGAGCATGCAAAAGTCGTTGTCCTCTCCCTTCCGGAAGGAGAAGACAAACCGATGAAATATCCCCTGATGTTCCGCGAGTGCCAGATGTGTCTGATAAACAAGATGGACTTACTCCCGCATCTTGATATCAACGTGCCGAAGCTTCATCGGAACCTCGAGCTTGTCAACGGGGACCTGCAAGTCCTGCTTGTGTCGGGGAAGACCGGACTGGGAATCCCTGTATGGTGCGAGTGGCTTGAGTCGCTGCGGACTGCTGCGCAAAACGAGCTGCACGAGTTGTAG